TAAAGTACTAATAACACGCTCTGCATTGTACTTTATTTAGAATTAGCAAGTTAAGTGTTTAGATATTGCAGGATAATTTTGTATTATTGTAATACTGCCTACACCTATATTATGCCTAATTTGTAGGCTTTTATTAATAGGAATATTCTCATGAGGTATTATTGGAAAGAAGTCTGAAAAGTTATGTCAAAAGATGTTTACCCAAAATTACAATCACAACTTAAAACCCGACTGGCTTCAGAGTTGCCAGGTATAACCGCCCAGGCTAGAATGGCGCCTCCCGAACGTTTTCCAAAAGATAAAAAAGACCCCTACCAAACCAACGCTGCTACTCGTGTAGGTTGCGTGCTCATTTTGTTGTATCCTGACGAAAAACAAAAAATTCATTTTCCTTTGATTGTTCGCCCCAAGTATGAAGGAGTACATAGCGGGCAAGTAGCTTTTCCGGGGGGCAAACAAGACCCCGAAGATGAAGACTTTATAGCTACCGCCTTGCGCGAAACCCTCGAGGAAATAGGTGTAGAAGTAAGCCGCGCCCAGGTGTTGGGCAGACTGAGTAAGCTATACATTCCCCCCAGCAATTTTTTGGTGTATCCCATTGTAGCAGCCATTCCTCATGAACCTCGCTTTGTACCCAGCCCCCGCGAAGTGGATCGTATGTTGTTGGTAGATTTGTTGAGCATGTTGGGTGATGCCAAACGAGAAATAAAAGAAGTAATGTGGCAGGGAACCAAAGTACAATTACCTTATTATAACATTGAAGGCAATACGGTATGGGGAGCTACTGCAATGATTTTGGGTGAGTTTATGACCATTATCGAGGAGTTAGAACTCTCACCAATGTTGGATTGATCATTCATAGATATTTATAAATTAAAAAAGGTGAGATATTTTAACGTCTCACCTTTTTTTGATATATGTATGTAAATTTTGAATCTATTTACTTTCTGCGCTTGATGCGGGCAATGTTGATCAAGTCAGTGGCACTACCTCTGTCTTCTAGTTTTACAAAGTCACGCGCTGTAGACCCAGTATAAATCTGACGGGGACGGCTAATGGGTTGTTGTGCTTCACGCATTTCTTTCCATTGAGCAATCCAACCTGGCAGGCGACCCAAAGTAAACATTACTGTAAACATATCAATTGGGAAACCTAACGCACGATAGATAATACCAGAGTAGAAATCAACATTAGGATATAGTTTTCTTTCTACGAAGTAATCGTCATTTAAGGCAGTTTCTTCTAGTTTCTTGGCAATTTCTAAGGTGGGGTCTTTAATACCTAACTTGTTCAACACCTTATCGCAAGACTTTTTGATGATTCGGGCACGTGGGTCAAAGTTTTTGTATACCCGGTGTCCAAAACCCATCAAACGGAAAGTATCGTTTTTGTCTTTAGCTTTTTCGATGTATTTTTTCACATCACCACCATCTTGATGGATTTTATCCAACATTTCAATCACTTGTTGGTTGGCACCTCCATGCAAAGGTCCCCACAAAGCGCTGATACCTGCCGAAACAGAAGAGTACAAGCTGGCTTGTGATGAACCTACCAGGCGTACTGCAGAAGTAGAGCAGTTTTGTTCGTGATCGGCGTGCAAGATCAATAGCTTGTTAAGGGCTTCTTCTACATCAGGATCAATCTCATACTCATAAGTAGGCAAGGCAAACATCATCTGCATGAAGTTTTGCACATAGTTTAACTTGTTGCGTGGGTAGTTTACCGGGTGGCCATTAGAGTTTTTGTAAGACCAGGCTGCTAAAGTTGGGAACTTGGCAAGCAAACGAATAATGGTAAGGTTTACCAGGTCTGGAGTACGGTGTGGATCAATAGACTCTGGATAAAATGAAGCCAATGAAGAAGCAAGCGAGGCCATTACCCCCATAGGGTGGGCATTTACCGGGAAACCGGCGAAAATTTTCTTTACACCTTCGTTTACAAGGGTTCGGCGGGTAATTTCTGAAGTAAAATGGTTGAGCTCTTCAGGGTTAGGTAAGTTTCCGTATATCAAAAGGTAGGCTACTTCCAAAAAGCTGGCATGTTCAGCCAAATCTTCAATGGCGTATCCACGATAACGCAATACTCCTGCTTCACCATTAAGAAATGTAATACCACTGGTGGTTGCTCCAGTGTTTTTAAATCCTGAATCAAGCGTTACCAAGCCCGTTTGTGCACGTAATTTGGTAATATCAACTGATTTTTCTCCTTCACTTCCTTCATACACAGGGAGTTTATAAGTTTTACCGTCAATGGTAAGTTCAGCAAAATTTGACATATATATATGTGATTGTTTGAAGATTACTACTGATATGTATTTATTTTTCTAATTCAAGTTTGTTAATATCTCTTTGGGGTTTTATATGCTTGTTTAGCAACCCAAAGAGCTAAATATTTCGCATAAAATAGACTAGCGAATATATATAAAAAAAACAGATTTCAAAAACTTAACATTTGCGAAATTTCGCTTTGAGCTAAACTTTTTATTTTACTGATTGAAATTTGTACTTAATAATTTAAAAATGAGAGTTTGTTGATACTTTACTCAGCAATGCATAACTAAAAACGTGTGATTTTGTTGTCAAAAGCATTATATTTTTGTTAAATAACTCAAGTTGCCCAGTTGCGCTAAATATTAATTCCAAATCACTTGTAAAAACCGTTACTTGGTGTTGACAGCGCCCTGCAGGTCTTTTCTGAGGCGGCTCAGCTGAGTAGGGGTAATGCCCAAATAAGAAGCTATATGTAGTTGGGGCACACGTTTGTCGAGCGTGGGGTATTCGGTCAAAAAAGCACGATAACGTTCGGCAGAGGTCTGAGTAGCAAAGGCAATCTGGCGTTGCTCATTTTTTATTACCCAGCTTTGTTCCAAATAAGCAATATGAAAACGACTGAGCTCAGGGATACGATGCACCAACTGTTTGTATTGACCATGGTCAAATTCTAGCAAAACAGTGTCTTCCAATGCCCAAATGTCAAACATTGAAGGGGTTTGTTGAAGCAAAGAAACCGTGGAAGCAGCAAAGCTATTTTCGAGGAAAAAATTTTTGATATGTGCGTGCCCGTCGTTGGTCAAAAACTGCGAAACCAGGATGCCCTTACAAACAAAATACATTTTTTTTGCTACTTGGTTTACCGGCACAAGGTATGCTCCTTTTTTTATGTGTTGCAGGCGAGTTAAACC
This sequence is a window from Microscilla marina ATCC 23134. Protein-coding genes within it:
- a CDS encoding Crp/Fnr family transcriptional regulator, yielding MNTTKNNTPYLEQFKQSMHQYSPISNESFEQIQGLTRLQHIKKGAYLVPVNQVAKKMYFVCKGILVSQFLTNDGHAHIKNFFLENSFAASTVSLLQQTPSMFDIWALEDTVLLEFDHGQYKQLVHRIPELSRFHIAYLEQSWVIKNEQRQIAFATQTSAERYRAFLTEYPTLDKRVPQLHIASYLGITPTQLSRLRKDLQGAVNTK
- a CDS encoding NUDIX hydrolase — encoded protein: MSKDVYPKLQSQLKTRLASELPGITAQARMAPPERFPKDKKDPYQTNAATRVGCVLILLYPDEKQKIHFPLIVRPKYEGVHSGQVAFPGGKQDPEDEDFIATALRETLEEIGVEVSRAQVLGRLSKLYIPPSNFLVYPIVAAIPHEPRFVPSPREVDRMLLVDLLSMLGDAKREIKEVMWQGTKVQLPYYNIEGNTVWGATAMILGEFMTIIEELELSPMLD
- a CDS encoding citrate synthase, encoding MSNFAELTIDGKTYKLPVYEGSEGEKSVDITKLRAQTGLVTLDSGFKNTGATTSGITFLNGEAGVLRYRGYAIEDLAEHASFLEVAYLLIYGNLPNPEELNHFTSEITRRTLVNEGVKKIFAGFPVNAHPMGVMASLASSLASFYPESIDPHRTPDLVNLTIIRLLAKFPTLAAWSYKNSNGHPVNYPRNKLNYVQNFMQMMFALPTYEYEIDPDVEEALNKLLILHADHEQNCSTSAVRLVGSSQASLYSSVSAGISALWGPLHGGANQQVIEMLDKIHQDGGDVKKYIEKAKDKNDTFRLMGFGHRVYKNFDPRARIIKKSCDKVLNKLGIKDPTLEIAKKLEETALNDDYFVERKLYPNVDFYSGIIYRALGFPIDMFTVMFTLGRLPGWIAQWKEMREAQQPISRPRQIYTGSTARDFVKLEDRGSATDLINIARIKRRK